The genomic window GGGATGGTGCAAATCACCAAACAAGCTGAGAAAATGGGACAATCACCGGTTGGAATCACAGATCAATTGATTGCAATGATTGAAAAATATCAGTTGCCAATCAACTATCAACCTTGGGAAGAACAGTCCCTTTATGATGCGATTACCCACGATAAGAAGGCGCGTGGGAAGACATTGAAAATCATTTTATTAGATAAGATCGGACAAGCAAGGATTCAAGAAATCCCGCTTGAATCTGTGAAAGACTATTTAGAGGAGGCGAATTAGATGCGTTTTTTAACAGCAGGAGAATCACATGGACCACAACTTACTGCCATTATTGAAGGTGTTCCGGCAGGTTTAGAAGTTTCACTTGAAAAAATCAATGAAGACCTTGCGAGACGACAAGGCGGTTACGGTCGTGGGGGCAGAATGAAGATCGAAAAAGATCGTGTACAGATCACATCAGGTATTCGCCATGGTAAAACGCTTGGTTCGCCTATCACGATGATCGTGGAAAACAAAGATTGGAAAAATTGGCAGACAGTGATGTCAGTCGAACCCATCGAAGAAAAACATGTCACACGTCGTCGCGTAGCGAAACCTCGTCCAGGACATGCGGATCTCGTTGGCGGGATGAAATACCAACACCAAGATCTTAGAAATGTGTTAGAGCGATCTTCAGCGAGAGAAACGACGATGCGTGTAGCGATCGGTTCTTTAGCAAAACAGATCCTAGCGGCACTAGATATCGAAATTGCCAGTCATGTAGCGGTTCTTGGAGGAATCAAAGCAACGATCCCTGAAGAGCTTCCTGTGGCAGTCATCAAGGAAAAAACAACGATCTCTGAAGTCAATATGGTCGATCTTGAAATCGAAGAACAAGTCAAAACATTGATCGATGATACTAAAAAAGCAGGGGATACCTTAGGTGGTGTCGTCGAAGTTCGTGTTGAAAATGTACCCGCTGGATTAGGTAGTTACGTCCAATGGGATAAAAAATTAGATGGCAAATTAGCACAAGCGATGCTTAGTATCAATGCGTTCAAAGGAGTGGAATTTGGTATCGGATTTGACGCAGCCACTTTACCAGGTTCGAAAGTCATGGATGAGATCACATGGGATCAAGAACATGGATACCGCCGTACGACGAATCATTTAGGTGGTTTTGAAGGTGGGATGACGAATGGCGAACAAATCATCGTTCGCGGTGTGATGAAGCCGATCCCGACACTTTACAAGCCATTGATGAGTGTTGATATCGACACGAAGGAAGCGTATAAAGCAAGTGTTGAACGTTCAGATAGTACGGCTGTTCCAGCAGCTTCTGTCGTTGCTGAGCATGTGATTGCAACGGCCCTTGCTATGGAAATACTTGAACACTTTCCAGCAGATAACATGCATGAACTACAAAAATCTGTTGCCAGTCATCGGCAGATGATCCAAGACTTTTAGAAGAGGTGACCCTATGAAGAAAAAGGTATTTGTCTTAGGTTTAGGTCTGATTGGTGC from Enterococcus sp. DIV1094 includes these protein-coding regions:
- the aroC gene encoding chorismate synthase, with the protein product MRFLTAGESHGPQLTAIIEGVPAGLEVSLEKINEDLARRQGGYGRGGRMKIEKDRVQITSGIRHGKTLGSPITMIVENKDWKNWQTVMSVEPIEEKHVTRRRVAKPRPGHADLVGGMKYQHQDLRNVLERSSARETTMRVAIGSLAKQILAALDIEIASHVAVLGGIKATIPEELPVAVIKEKTTISEVNMVDLEIEEQVKTLIDDTKKAGDTLGGVVEVRVENVPAGLGSYVQWDKKLDGKLAQAMLSINAFKGVEFGIGFDAATLPGSKVMDEITWDQEHGYRRTTNHLGGFEGGMTNGEQIIVRGVMKPIPTLYKPLMSVDIDTKEAYKASVERSDSTAVPAASVVAEHVIATALAMEILEHFPADNMHELQKSVASHRQMIQDF